In Zalophus californianus isolate mZalCal1 chromosome 4, mZalCal1.pri.v2, whole genome shotgun sequence, the following proteins share a genomic window:
- the MTHFR gene encoding methylenetetrahydrofolate reductase isoform X4 produces the protein MVNEPRGDGGPPPRSEGSSSGSESSKESSRCSTPGLDPERHDRLREKMRRRMESGDKWFSLEFFPPRTAEGAVNLISRFDRMGAGGPLFIDVTWHPAGDPGSDKETSSMMIASTAVNYCGLETILHMTCCCQSQEQITGYLHKAKRLGLKNILALRGGVEAALYSLGSCFLEGLFCPYPVGDQWEEEEGGFSYAADLVRHIRSEFGDYFDICVAGYPKGHPDAGSFEADLKYLKEKVSAGADFIITQLFFEADTFFHFVKACSEIGVTCPILPGIFPIQGYHSLRQLVKLSKLEVPQQIKDVIEPIKDNDAAIRNYGIEQAVSLCQELLTSGLVPGLHFYTLNREMATTEVLKRLGMWIEDPRRPLPWAVSAHPKRREEDVRPIFWASRPKSYIYRTQEWDEFPNGRWGNSSSPAFGELKDYYLFYLKSKSPREELLKMWGEELTSEESVFEVFARYLSGEPNQHGHKVTCLPWNDEPLAAETSLMKEELLRVNRQGILTINSQPNINGKPSSDPVVGWGPSGGYVFQKAYLEFFTSRETVGALLQVLKKYELRVNYHIVDVKGENITNAPELQPNAVTWGIFPGREIIQPTVVDPVSFMFWKDEAFALWIEQWGKLYEEESPSRMIIQYIHDNYFLVNLVDNEFPLDNCLWQVVEDTFELLSRPTPERGEEALGSCTVVSLP, from the exons ATGGTGAACGAACCCAGAGGGGATGGCGGCCCCCCTCCCCGCTCAGAgggcagcagcagcggcagcgAGAGCTCCAAGGAGAGTTCGAGATGTTCCACGCCCGGGCTGGACCCCGAGCGCCACGACAGACTCAGGGAGAAGATGAGGCGGAGGATGGAATCTGGTGACAAGTGGTTCTCCCTGGAATTCTTCCCTCCTCGGACGGCTGAGGGAGCTGTCAATCTCATCTCAAG GTTTGATCGGATGGGGGCAGGTGGCCCCCTCTTCATAGATGTGACCTGGCACCCAGCAGGGGACCCTGGCTCAGACAAGGAGACCTCTTCCATGATGATTGCCAGCACCGCCGTGAACTACTGTGGCCTTGAGACCATCCTGCACATGACCTGCTGCTGTCAGAGCCAGGAACAGATCACAGGCTACCTGCACAAGGCCAAGCGGCTGggactgaagaacatcttggcgTTGAGGGGAGGTGTGGAGGCAGCCCTCTACTCTCTGGGATCTTGCTTCCTCGAAGGCCTCTTCTGTCCCT ACCCCGTGGGTGACcagtgggaagaggaggagggaggcttcAGCTATGCTGCGGACTTGGTGAGGCACATCCGAAGTGAGTTCGGGGACTACTTTGACATCTGTGTGGCAG GTTACCCCAAAGGCCACCCCGACGCAGGGAGCTTTGAGGCTGACCTGAAGTACTTGAAGGAGAAGGTATCCGCAGGAGCCGACTTCATCATCACCCAGCTTTTCTTTGAGGCTGACACATTCTTCCACTTTGTTAAGGCTTGCAGCGAGATAGGCGTTACCTGCCCCATCCTCCCCGGAATCTTTCCTATTCAG GGCTACCACTCCCTTCGGCAGCTCGTGAAACTGTCCAAGCTGGAGGTACCGCAGCAGATCAAGGACGTGATTGAGCCAATCAAAGACAATGATGCTGCCATCCGAAACTATGGCATTGAGCAGGCCGTGAGCCTGTGCCAGGAACTTCTGACCAGTGGCTTGGTGCCAGGCCTCCACTTCTATACCCTCAACCGTGAGATGGCCACCACAGAGGTGCTGAAGCGTCTGGGCATGTGGATTGAGGACCCCAG gcgtcccctgccCTGGGCTGTCAGTGCCCACCCCAAGCGCCGGGAGGAAGATGTACGTCCCATCTTCTGGGCCTCCAGACCAAAGAGTTACATCTACCGCACGCAGGAGTGGGATGAGTTCCCCAACGGCCGCTG GGGCAATTCCTCCTCTCCAGCCTTCGGGGAGCTGAAAGACTACTACCTCTTCTACCTGAAGAGTAAGTCCCCAAGGGAAGAGCTGCTGAAGATGTGGGGGGAGGAGCTGACCAGTGAAGAAAGTGTCTTTGAAGTCTTTGCCCGCTACCTCTCAGGAGAGCCCAACCAGCATGGTCACAAG GTGACTTGCCTACCTTGGAATGACGAGCCCCTGGCTGCCGAGACCAGCCTGATGAAGGAGGAGCTGCTGCGAGTGAACCGGCAGGGCATCCTCACCATCAACTCTCAGCCCAACATCAACGGGAAACCATCCTCCGACCCCGTTGTGGGCTGGGGCCCCAGTGGGGGCTATGTCTTCCAGAAG GCCTACTTGGAGTTCTTCACTTCCCGAGAGACGGTGGGGGCGCTTCTGCAGGTGCTGAAGAAGTATGAGCTCCGGGTTAATTACCACATCGTGGACGTCAAG GGTGAAAACATCACCAATGCCCCTGAGCTGCAGCCCAACGCAGTCACTTGGGGCATCTTCCCTGGGCGAGAGATCATCCAGCCTACAGTGGTCGATCCTGTCAGCTTCATGTTCTGGAAG GACGAAGCCTTCGCCCTGTGGATCGAGCAGTGGGGCAAGCTGTATGAGGAGGAGTCTCCGTCCCGCATGATCATCCAGTACATCCATGACAACTATTTCCTGGTCAACTTGGTGGACAATGAGTTCCCTCTGGACAACTGCCTGTGGCAGGTGGTGGAAGACACGTTTGAACTTCTCAGCAGGCCCACGCCGGAGCGGGGGGAAGAGGCTCTGGGATCCTGCACCGTCGTGTCCTTGCCTTGA
- the MTHFR gene encoding methylenetetrahydrofolate reductase isoform X3, whose product MDHPTPKVLPARPRGPSLGMWALETGRVRFSVPPSISRNPAMVNEPRGDGGPPPRSEGSSSGSESSKESSRCSTPGLDPERHDRLREKMRRRMESGDKWFSLEFFPPRTAEGAVNLISRFDRMGAGGPLFIDVTWHPAGDPGSDKETSSMMIASTAVNYCGLETILHMTCCCQSQEQITGYLHKAKRLGLKNILALRGDPVGDQWEEEEGGFSYAADLVRHIRSEFGDYFDICVAGYPKGHPDAGSFEADLKYLKEKVSAGADFIITQLFFEADTFFHFVKACSEIGVTCPILPGIFPIQGYHSLRQLVKLSKLEVPQQIKDVIEPIKDNDAAIRNYGIEQAVSLCQELLTSGLVPGLHFYTLNREMATTEVLKRLGMWIEDPRRPLPWAVSAHPKRREEDVRPIFWASRPKSYIYRTQEWDEFPNGRWGNSSSPAFGELKDYYLFYLKSKSPREELLKMWGEELTSEESVFEVFARYLSGEPNQHGHKVTCLPWNDEPLAAETSLMKEELLRVNRQGILTINSQPNINGKPSSDPVVGWGPSGGYVFQKAYLEFFTSRETVGALLQVLKKYELRVNYHIVDVKGENITNAPELQPNAVTWGIFPGREIIQPTVVDPVSFMFWKDEAFALWIEQWGKLYEEESPSRMIIQYIHDNYFLVNLVDNEFPLDNCLWQVVEDTFELLSRPTPERGEEALGSCTVVSLP is encoded by the exons ATGGACCATCCAACACCCAAGGTTCTCCCAGCCAGACCCCGTGGCCCCTCCCTAGGAATGTGGGCTTTGGAGACCGGCAGGGTGAGGTTCTCAGTGCCACCCTCCATCAG CAGGAACCCGGCCATGGTGAACGAACCCAGAGGGGATGGCGGCCCCCCTCCCCGCTCAGAgggcagcagcagcggcagcgAGAGCTCCAAGGAGAGTTCGAGATGTTCCACGCCCGGGCTGGACCCCGAGCGCCACGACAGACTCAGGGAGAAGATGAGGCGGAGGATGGAATCTGGTGACAAGTGGTTCTCCCTGGAATTCTTCCCTCCTCGGACGGCTGAGGGAGCTGTCAATCTCATCTCAAG GTTTGATCGGATGGGGGCAGGTGGCCCCCTCTTCATAGATGTGACCTGGCACCCAGCAGGGGACCCTGGCTCAGACAAGGAGACCTCTTCCATGATGATTGCCAGCACCGCCGTGAACTACTGTGGCCTTGAGACCATCCTGCACATGACCTGCTGCTGTCAGAGCCAGGAACAGATCACAGGCTACCTGCACAAGGCCAAGCGGCTGggactgaagaacatcttggcgTTGAGGGGAG ACCCCGTGGGTGACcagtgggaagaggaggagggaggcttcAGCTATGCTGCGGACTTGGTGAGGCACATCCGAAGTGAGTTCGGGGACTACTTTGACATCTGTGTGGCAG GTTACCCCAAAGGCCACCCCGACGCAGGGAGCTTTGAGGCTGACCTGAAGTACTTGAAGGAGAAGGTATCCGCAGGAGCCGACTTCATCATCACCCAGCTTTTCTTTGAGGCTGACACATTCTTCCACTTTGTTAAGGCTTGCAGCGAGATAGGCGTTACCTGCCCCATCCTCCCCGGAATCTTTCCTATTCAG GGCTACCACTCCCTTCGGCAGCTCGTGAAACTGTCCAAGCTGGAGGTACCGCAGCAGATCAAGGACGTGATTGAGCCAATCAAAGACAATGATGCTGCCATCCGAAACTATGGCATTGAGCAGGCCGTGAGCCTGTGCCAGGAACTTCTGACCAGTGGCTTGGTGCCAGGCCTCCACTTCTATACCCTCAACCGTGAGATGGCCACCACAGAGGTGCTGAAGCGTCTGGGCATGTGGATTGAGGACCCCAG gcgtcccctgccCTGGGCTGTCAGTGCCCACCCCAAGCGCCGGGAGGAAGATGTACGTCCCATCTTCTGGGCCTCCAGACCAAAGAGTTACATCTACCGCACGCAGGAGTGGGATGAGTTCCCCAACGGCCGCTG GGGCAATTCCTCCTCTCCAGCCTTCGGGGAGCTGAAAGACTACTACCTCTTCTACCTGAAGAGTAAGTCCCCAAGGGAAGAGCTGCTGAAGATGTGGGGGGAGGAGCTGACCAGTGAAGAAAGTGTCTTTGAAGTCTTTGCCCGCTACCTCTCAGGAGAGCCCAACCAGCATGGTCACAAG GTGACTTGCCTACCTTGGAATGACGAGCCCCTGGCTGCCGAGACCAGCCTGATGAAGGAGGAGCTGCTGCGAGTGAACCGGCAGGGCATCCTCACCATCAACTCTCAGCCCAACATCAACGGGAAACCATCCTCCGACCCCGTTGTGGGCTGGGGCCCCAGTGGGGGCTATGTCTTCCAGAAG GCCTACTTGGAGTTCTTCACTTCCCGAGAGACGGTGGGGGCGCTTCTGCAGGTGCTGAAGAAGTATGAGCTCCGGGTTAATTACCACATCGTGGACGTCAAG GGTGAAAACATCACCAATGCCCCTGAGCTGCAGCCCAACGCAGTCACTTGGGGCATCTTCCCTGGGCGAGAGATCATCCAGCCTACAGTGGTCGATCCTGTCAGCTTCATGTTCTGGAAG GACGAAGCCTTCGCCCTGTGGATCGAGCAGTGGGGCAAGCTGTATGAGGAGGAGTCTCCGTCCCGCATGATCATCCAGTACATCCATGACAACTATTTCCTGGTCAACTTGGTGGACAATGAGTTCCCTCTGGACAACTGCCTGTGGCAGGTGGTGGAAGACACGTTTGAACTTCTCAGCAGGCCCACGCCGGAGCGGGGGGAAGAGGCTCTGGGATCCTGCACCGTCGTGTCCTTGCCTTGA
- the MTHFR gene encoding methylenetetrahydrofolate reductase isoform X1 yields MDHPTPKVLPARPRGPSLGMWALETGRVRFSVPPSISRNPAMVNEPRGDGGPPPRSEGSSSGSESSKESSRCSTPGLDPERHDRLREKMRRRMESGDKWFSLEFFPPRTAEGAVNLISRFDRMGAGGPLFIDVTWHPAGDPGSDKETSSMMIASTAVNYCGLETILHMTCCCQSQEQITGYLHKAKRLGLKNILALRGGVEAALYSLGSCFLEGLFCPYPVGDQWEEEEGGFSYAADLVRHIRSEFGDYFDICVAGYPKGHPDAGSFEADLKYLKEKVSAGADFIITQLFFEADTFFHFVKACSEIGVTCPILPGIFPIQGYHSLRQLVKLSKLEVPQQIKDVIEPIKDNDAAIRNYGIEQAVSLCQELLTSGLVPGLHFYTLNREMATTEVLKRLGMWIEDPRRPLPWAVSAHPKRREEDVRPIFWASRPKSYIYRTQEWDEFPNGRWGNSSSPAFGELKDYYLFYLKSKSPREELLKMWGEELTSEESVFEVFARYLSGEPNQHGHKVTCLPWNDEPLAAETSLMKEELLRVNRQGILTINSQPNINGKPSSDPVVGWGPSGGYVFQKAYLEFFTSRETVGALLQVLKKYELRVNYHIVDVKGENITNAPELQPNAVTWGIFPGREIIQPTVVDPVSFMFWKDEAFALWIEQWGKLYEEESPSRMIIQYIHDNYFLVNLVDNEFPLDNCLWQVVEDTFELLSRPTPERGEEALGSCTVVSLP; encoded by the exons ATGGACCATCCAACACCCAAGGTTCTCCCAGCCAGACCCCGTGGCCCCTCCCTAGGAATGTGGGCTTTGGAGACCGGCAGGGTGAGGTTCTCAGTGCCACCCTCCATCAG CAGGAACCCGGCCATGGTGAACGAACCCAGAGGGGATGGCGGCCCCCCTCCCCGCTCAGAgggcagcagcagcggcagcgAGAGCTCCAAGGAGAGTTCGAGATGTTCCACGCCCGGGCTGGACCCCGAGCGCCACGACAGACTCAGGGAGAAGATGAGGCGGAGGATGGAATCTGGTGACAAGTGGTTCTCCCTGGAATTCTTCCCTCCTCGGACGGCTGAGGGAGCTGTCAATCTCATCTCAAG GTTTGATCGGATGGGGGCAGGTGGCCCCCTCTTCATAGATGTGACCTGGCACCCAGCAGGGGACCCTGGCTCAGACAAGGAGACCTCTTCCATGATGATTGCCAGCACCGCCGTGAACTACTGTGGCCTTGAGACCATCCTGCACATGACCTGCTGCTGTCAGAGCCAGGAACAGATCACAGGCTACCTGCACAAGGCCAAGCGGCTGggactgaagaacatcttggcgTTGAGGGGAGGTGTGGAGGCAGCCCTCTACTCTCTGGGATCTTGCTTCCTCGAAGGCCTCTTCTGTCCCT ACCCCGTGGGTGACcagtgggaagaggaggagggaggcttcAGCTATGCTGCGGACTTGGTGAGGCACATCCGAAGTGAGTTCGGGGACTACTTTGACATCTGTGTGGCAG GTTACCCCAAAGGCCACCCCGACGCAGGGAGCTTTGAGGCTGACCTGAAGTACTTGAAGGAGAAGGTATCCGCAGGAGCCGACTTCATCATCACCCAGCTTTTCTTTGAGGCTGACACATTCTTCCACTTTGTTAAGGCTTGCAGCGAGATAGGCGTTACCTGCCCCATCCTCCCCGGAATCTTTCCTATTCAG GGCTACCACTCCCTTCGGCAGCTCGTGAAACTGTCCAAGCTGGAGGTACCGCAGCAGATCAAGGACGTGATTGAGCCAATCAAAGACAATGATGCTGCCATCCGAAACTATGGCATTGAGCAGGCCGTGAGCCTGTGCCAGGAACTTCTGACCAGTGGCTTGGTGCCAGGCCTCCACTTCTATACCCTCAACCGTGAGATGGCCACCACAGAGGTGCTGAAGCGTCTGGGCATGTGGATTGAGGACCCCAG gcgtcccctgccCTGGGCTGTCAGTGCCCACCCCAAGCGCCGGGAGGAAGATGTACGTCCCATCTTCTGGGCCTCCAGACCAAAGAGTTACATCTACCGCACGCAGGAGTGGGATGAGTTCCCCAACGGCCGCTG GGGCAATTCCTCCTCTCCAGCCTTCGGGGAGCTGAAAGACTACTACCTCTTCTACCTGAAGAGTAAGTCCCCAAGGGAAGAGCTGCTGAAGATGTGGGGGGAGGAGCTGACCAGTGAAGAAAGTGTCTTTGAAGTCTTTGCCCGCTACCTCTCAGGAGAGCCCAACCAGCATGGTCACAAG GTGACTTGCCTACCTTGGAATGACGAGCCCCTGGCTGCCGAGACCAGCCTGATGAAGGAGGAGCTGCTGCGAGTGAACCGGCAGGGCATCCTCACCATCAACTCTCAGCCCAACATCAACGGGAAACCATCCTCCGACCCCGTTGTGGGCTGGGGCCCCAGTGGGGGCTATGTCTTCCAGAAG GCCTACTTGGAGTTCTTCACTTCCCGAGAGACGGTGGGGGCGCTTCTGCAGGTGCTGAAGAAGTATGAGCTCCGGGTTAATTACCACATCGTGGACGTCAAG GGTGAAAACATCACCAATGCCCCTGAGCTGCAGCCCAACGCAGTCACTTGGGGCATCTTCCCTGGGCGAGAGATCATCCAGCCTACAGTGGTCGATCCTGTCAGCTTCATGTTCTGGAAG GACGAAGCCTTCGCCCTGTGGATCGAGCAGTGGGGCAAGCTGTATGAGGAGGAGTCTCCGTCCCGCATGATCATCCAGTACATCCATGACAACTATTTCCTGGTCAACTTGGTGGACAATGAGTTCCCTCTGGACAACTGCCTGTGGCAGGTGGTGGAAGACACGTTTGAACTTCTCAGCAGGCCCACGCCGGAGCGGGGGGAAGAGGCTCTGGGATCCTGCACCGTCGTGTCCTTGCCTTGA
- the MTHFR gene encoding methylenetetrahydrofolate reductase isoform X2, with amino-acid sequence MDHPTPKVLPARPRGPSLGMWALETGRVRFSVPPSIRNPAMVNEPRGDGGPPPRSEGSSSGSESSKESSRCSTPGLDPERHDRLREKMRRRMESGDKWFSLEFFPPRTAEGAVNLISRFDRMGAGGPLFIDVTWHPAGDPGSDKETSSMMIASTAVNYCGLETILHMTCCCQSQEQITGYLHKAKRLGLKNILALRGGVEAALYSLGSCFLEGLFCPYPVGDQWEEEEGGFSYAADLVRHIRSEFGDYFDICVAGYPKGHPDAGSFEADLKYLKEKVSAGADFIITQLFFEADTFFHFVKACSEIGVTCPILPGIFPIQGYHSLRQLVKLSKLEVPQQIKDVIEPIKDNDAAIRNYGIEQAVSLCQELLTSGLVPGLHFYTLNREMATTEVLKRLGMWIEDPRRPLPWAVSAHPKRREEDVRPIFWASRPKSYIYRTQEWDEFPNGRWGNSSSPAFGELKDYYLFYLKSKSPREELLKMWGEELTSEESVFEVFARYLSGEPNQHGHKVTCLPWNDEPLAAETSLMKEELLRVNRQGILTINSQPNINGKPSSDPVVGWGPSGGYVFQKAYLEFFTSRETVGALLQVLKKYELRVNYHIVDVKGENITNAPELQPNAVTWGIFPGREIIQPTVVDPVSFMFWKDEAFALWIEQWGKLYEEESPSRMIIQYIHDNYFLVNLVDNEFPLDNCLWQVVEDTFELLSRPTPERGEEALGSCTVVSLP; translated from the exons ATGGACCATCCAACACCCAAGGTTCTCCCAGCCAGACCCCGTGGCCCCTCCCTAGGAATGTGGGCTTTGGAGACCGGCAGGGTGAGGTTCTCAGTGCCACCCTCCATCAG GAACCCGGCCATGGTGAACGAACCCAGAGGGGATGGCGGCCCCCCTCCCCGCTCAGAgggcagcagcagcggcagcgAGAGCTCCAAGGAGAGTTCGAGATGTTCCACGCCCGGGCTGGACCCCGAGCGCCACGACAGACTCAGGGAGAAGATGAGGCGGAGGATGGAATCTGGTGACAAGTGGTTCTCCCTGGAATTCTTCCCTCCTCGGACGGCTGAGGGAGCTGTCAATCTCATCTCAAG GTTTGATCGGATGGGGGCAGGTGGCCCCCTCTTCATAGATGTGACCTGGCACCCAGCAGGGGACCCTGGCTCAGACAAGGAGACCTCTTCCATGATGATTGCCAGCACCGCCGTGAACTACTGTGGCCTTGAGACCATCCTGCACATGACCTGCTGCTGTCAGAGCCAGGAACAGATCACAGGCTACCTGCACAAGGCCAAGCGGCTGggactgaagaacatcttggcgTTGAGGGGAGGTGTGGAGGCAGCCCTCTACTCTCTGGGATCTTGCTTCCTCGAAGGCCTCTTCTGTCCCT ACCCCGTGGGTGACcagtgggaagaggaggagggaggcttcAGCTATGCTGCGGACTTGGTGAGGCACATCCGAAGTGAGTTCGGGGACTACTTTGACATCTGTGTGGCAG GTTACCCCAAAGGCCACCCCGACGCAGGGAGCTTTGAGGCTGACCTGAAGTACTTGAAGGAGAAGGTATCCGCAGGAGCCGACTTCATCATCACCCAGCTTTTCTTTGAGGCTGACACATTCTTCCACTTTGTTAAGGCTTGCAGCGAGATAGGCGTTACCTGCCCCATCCTCCCCGGAATCTTTCCTATTCAG GGCTACCACTCCCTTCGGCAGCTCGTGAAACTGTCCAAGCTGGAGGTACCGCAGCAGATCAAGGACGTGATTGAGCCAATCAAAGACAATGATGCTGCCATCCGAAACTATGGCATTGAGCAGGCCGTGAGCCTGTGCCAGGAACTTCTGACCAGTGGCTTGGTGCCAGGCCTCCACTTCTATACCCTCAACCGTGAGATGGCCACCACAGAGGTGCTGAAGCGTCTGGGCATGTGGATTGAGGACCCCAG gcgtcccctgccCTGGGCTGTCAGTGCCCACCCCAAGCGCCGGGAGGAAGATGTACGTCCCATCTTCTGGGCCTCCAGACCAAAGAGTTACATCTACCGCACGCAGGAGTGGGATGAGTTCCCCAACGGCCGCTG GGGCAATTCCTCCTCTCCAGCCTTCGGGGAGCTGAAAGACTACTACCTCTTCTACCTGAAGAGTAAGTCCCCAAGGGAAGAGCTGCTGAAGATGTGGGGGGAGGAGCTGACCAGTGAAGAAAGTGTCTTTGAAGTCTTTGCCCGCTACCTCTCAGGAGAGCCCAACCAGCATGGTCACAAG GTGACTTGCCTACCTTGGAATGACGAGCCCCTGGCTGCCGAGACCAGCCTGATGAAGGAGGAGCTGCTGCGAGTGAACCGGCAGGGCATCCTCACCATCAACTCTCAGCCCAACATCAACGGGAAACCATCCTCCGACCCCGTTGTGGGCTGGGGCCCCAGTGGGGGCTATGTCTTCCAGAAG GCCTACTTGGAGTTCTTCACTTCCCGAGAGACGGTGGGGGCGCTTCTGCAGGTGCTGAAGAAGTATGAGCTCCGGGTTAATTACCACATCGTGGACGTCAAG GGTGAAAACATCACCAATGCCCCTGAGCTGCAGCCCAACGCAGTCACTTGGGGCATCTTCCCTGGGCGAGAGATCATCCAGCCTACAGTGGTCGATCCTGTCAGCTTCATGTTCTGGAAG GACGAAGCCTTCGCCCTGTGGATCGAGCAGTGGGGCAAGCTGTATGAGGAGGAGTCTCCGTCCCGCATGATCATCCAGTACATCCATGACAACTATTTCCTGGTCAACTTGGTGGACAATGAGTTCCCTCTGGACAACTGCCTGTGGCAGGTGGTGGAAGACACGTTTGAACTTCTCAGCAGGCCCACGCCGGAGCGGGGGGAAGAGGCTCTGGGATCCTGCACCGTCGTGTCCTTGCCTTGA